The Thermocrinis ruber genomic sequence CTAAACAAGCTCTTGGGTGTAGATACCCTTATTGAGAAAATGGCGGAGCTGATAAGGGAGACAAAAAGACAGATTGAAAACCGCTTGGAGAGTATAACCGCATCCTTGCGTGAGCTCAGCTTTGCCACAAAAGAGGAGCTTGAAAGGGTAAACAAAGAGATCACCCTTTTGGAGAAGGACCTTAACCTTTTGGAAGAAGAGAAAAAGAAGCTACAAGAAAGGCTCAATGTTGCATCCAACAGGGACCGCCTTCAAGAAGAGCTAACAGAGTGCCAAAGACAGCTAACAGAACTTCTTGAAAAGGCAGAGAAGATGGAACAGCTTGAGAGGGATCTTCAGGTAATGGAAGAGCTAAGCTCCTATGCTCCCTACGTGGAAAGTTTTAAGAGTCTTTCCCAAAGGGAGGAGCAGGAGATAAAGGAAATAAAGAGTTTAAGGGAAAAGCTTGCCAAACTTTCCCATCAGAGGGAGCAGTTCCAAATACAGTTGGAAAAATACCGTCAAGAGTGGGAAAGATTGGGCGAGTACGATGTGCAAATAGAACAACTAACAAAGGAGTTAGAAAGGCTAAAGAACGCCCTTGAAAAACACAGAGAAAGAAACCAAAAGTTAAAGGAGTTGGAAAACGCAGAAGAAGAGATAAAGACTTTGGAGGAAGATATCAAAAATCTAACTGAGAGAATAGACAGGGGCGAAAACTACATAAAGGAGCTAAGGGAGAAGATAGAAGATTTAGAGGAAAAGCAAAGAAGACTTTTGGAGCTCAATCCCATAAAGATAAAGCTTGATGAGGTAAGGAGGGAAAGGGAAAGCTTGGAACTTCTTAAAGAAGAGAAGGAGCTCTTGGAAGAACAGCTAGAAAAAATCAGAGAAGACATAAAAGAGAAGGAAAGCTCCCTTATTCGCTTTCATGTGGAACACATAAGGGCACACCTAAAGGAGGGAGACCTTTGCCCAGTGTGTGGCAACGTAATTACCCAGCTACCTCCCACCGAGCCCTCTGAGAACTTTGAAACCATCAAAAGGGAACTGGATAAGCTTAAAGCCCTTGAATCTGAGAAACTTGAGAAAAAGGCAAGAATAGAGAGCAAGCTTTCTGCCCTGGAGGAAAAGGAGAGGGAGCTAAGGCAACTGCTAAATGAATGGGAGGAAGAAGAGAGGTTTGAAGAGGAGTATAGGGAACTACAAAGGTCCCAAGCTGAACTGGAGGAATGCAGAAGAAAGCTAAAACAGGCAGAGGAAAAACTTAAGAATTTAAAGGAAGAGCTAAGCACCAAAAGAGAAAGGCTATCCACCCAGGAGGGTAGAAGGGAAAAGTTGCAAACCTTAATAAAAGAGATAGAGGAGCATTTAGCAATAGAAGGCTTTTGGGAAGTTAAGGAACAGGACATAAGGGAAAAACAGGTCCAGTTAAAAACCCTCAAAGACAGAAGGGATATGATAAGAAACAACTATACCACTATCTCCGAACAGTTAAGAAATGTAGAACTGGAGGAGAAAAGGGTCCAAACCGCCCTTTTAGAAAGAGAAAGGAATATACAAAACCTAAAAGAGGAAAAGGAAAGGGTTGCCAAAAACTTGGAGCCGGCCATAAAGAAGTTTGGGCTCGGAACGGTGCAAGAGCTGGAAAAACTCATAAAACCCAAGGAATACATAGAAAGGCTAAAGCAAGAGTTGGAAGATTACAAAAGGAACGTTGCCCTGTTGAAAGAAAAAGAACAAAGGCTAAAGGAAGAACTGAAGAACTTTGAGGGAGTAGAACCTACCCAAGAGATAAAGGCTAAGATGCAGCAGGTGGAAGAAGAACACAAAAACAAAAGTGTTCAGCTTGGACATTTAAGGGAACAAAAAACGCGCATAGAGGAAGGGTTAAAAAGGAGGGAAGAGCTTTTGAAGGATCAAGAGGAGCTTCAGAGGAAGGAGGGTATATACAGAATCCTTGAAAGGGACTTTAGGGCAGACAGGCTTCAGGAATTTTTAAGTCAGATCATGCTCCAAAAGATCATAGCAAGGGCCAACTTCTACCTGCAAAAATTCACATCTGGCGCCTACGAGTATGACTTAGAGGGTTCAGAAATCCTAATAATAGACAGGATATCCGGACACAAAAGAAGCGTAAGCACCTTGAGTGGTGGAGAGACCTTTTTGGCAAGCCTCTCTTTAGCCTTTGGTGTAAGCGACATAATATCCAAGAACGCACCCATAGAGAGCCTTTTCATTGATGAGGGCTTTGGTAGCCTTGACAGGGAAACGAGGGAAGAGCTATCTCAGTTTTTTGAGATGATAAAGCTCAATGCCAACAGGATGGTTGGGATCATAAGCCATCTGGAGGATCTGGCAGAGAAGTTTGACCAACGCATAGAAGTGGTAAGGCGAGGAGATAGGTCCTTTGTGAACGTGATAGTGTGATAAAATAAAGAACTTATGATAACCAAGGTAGGCTGGAGTATAACCCATCAGGAATTTACCGTCACAGACTATTATTACTTTTCAATCCTTCAGAGGGAGGCAGAAAAACACAACATAATCATAGAGGAAGTGGATCGTTGGGAAAAGTTAAAGGAGTATGATACGATCGTGTTCAACTATCCAGAAATTCCTTTCACTGAAAAGGAGGCGGAGGAGGTAGAAAAGTGGGTTTGGGAGCTTGGAAAAAAGGTCATACTGGGTGGATACTATAAAAATGAGGATCACATAGCGGACACCTGCAACACTCTGGCAAGAAGGTTCGGCATGGAGCTAAACCCAGATGAGGTGATTGACGAGGTAAACAACCACAACGGAGAAAAGTATTTTGTGGTAACCTCAAAAATCAGAAGATACAACAAGAACCAAAAAAACGAAGTTAATGTAGAAAAAATCATGCTCGCATGCAGTGCGACTATAAAGCCTCTTATGCCCGATATAAAGGTGGTGGTAAGAGGAGAAGACACTGCTGTCTCCAACATGGGCAACTACACCCTACTCATTGCAGAGCAGATCGCACCCACCAGCGGTGGGTACTTTTGCCTCGCTGGCACCTGCGTCTTTTGGGACAATTACTCCATAACCCTATACAACAACCTTGAATTTTCTTTGAATCTGTTGAGACACCAAACTCCTCTGCCAACCCAATCGGGCAAGCAGGTAATCTTCGGCCTATGAAGGCACAAGAATGGATAGAAAGATTGCCAGAACAATTCGTTGTGTATGAAATCACTACTATATCTCCCAACGATTACAGGGGGATCGTCTTTACCGGAATGGGTGGCTCTGGGATTGTGGGGGATGTGCTAAAGCTCTTTTTAGAAAAGGATGGGGTAAGGGTTCCTGTTCTATCTCTGAGGGGTTATGAACTGCCTCCTTACGTGAGGGAGGGTTGGCTATTGGTGGCTATCAGCTACAGCGGAAACACGGAAGAG encodes the following:
- a CDS encoding AAA family ATPase, which produces MRPIRLELENFTIFRGRHSVDFSGLRFFIIQGRTGAGKTSLIDAMCYALFGKVPRHGDKRDLHEHLISKGTDHMRVFLEFSVRDKRYAIERAVRKGRGEVRFWEGNRLKNVKANELPELIKRVLGVDYDTFTKVILLPQGQFDRFLKPERPQQRREILNKLLGVDTLIEKMAELIRETKRQIENRLESITASLRELSFATKEELERVNKEITLLEKDLNLLEEEKKKLQERLNVASNRDRLQEELTECQRQLTELLEKAEKMEQLERDLQVMEELSSYAPYVESFKSLSQREEQEIKEIKSLREKLAKLSHQREQFQIQLEKYRQEWERLGEYDVQIEQLTKELERLKNALEKHRERNQKLKELENAEEEIKTLEEDIKNLTERIDRGENYIKELREKIEDLEEKQRRLLELNPIKIKLDEVRRERESLELLKEEKELLEEQLEKIREDIKEKESSLIRFHVEHIRAHLKEGDLCPVCGNVITQLPPTEPSENFETIKRELDKLKALESEKLEKKARIESKLSALEEKERELRQLLNEWEEEERFEEEYRELQRSQAELEECRRKLKQAEEKLKNLKEELSTKRERLSTQEGRREKLQTLIKEIEEHLAIEGFWEVKEQDIREKQVQLKTLKDRRDMIRNNYTTISEQLRNVELEEKRVQTALLERERNIQNLKEEKERVAKNLEPAIKKFGLGTVQELEKLIKPKEYIERLKQELEDYKRNVALLKEKEQRLKEELKNFEGVEPTQEIKAKMQQVEEEHKNKSVQLGHLREQKTRIEEGLKRREELLKDQEELQRKEGIYRILERDFRADRLQEFLSQIMLQKIIARANFYLQKFTSGAYEYDLEGSEILIIDRISGHKRSVSTLSGGETFLASLSLAFGVSDIISKNAPIESLFIDEGFGSLDRETREELSQFFEMIKLNANRMVGIISHLEDLAEKFDQRIEVVRRGDRSFVNVIV